One region of Flavobacterium sp. KACC 22763 genomic DNA includes:
- a CDS encoding DUF4369 domain-containing protein, translated as MKKTLIAFVTLAVLASCSKKETAADNLHITGNIKGLKTGTLYIQRVVDTSLVAIDSIKIDGNSAFERDIKLESPEMLYLYLDRGVTNSLDNNILFFAEPGNINIDTNLDNFIAGAKITGSKNQELYEEYQKINTRFRDENLSMVESKFKALKRKDQKAIDSIDAKQQSNIKRKYLYATNFAINNKDHEVAPYIALAEIYDINLKFLDTIQKSMTPKVAQSLYGKKLTKYVAEIKKSEQPN; from the coding sequence ATGAAAAAAACATTAATTGCTTTTGTTACTCTTGCAGTATTAGCATCTTGCAGCAAAAAAGAAACAGCTGCTGATAATTTACACATCACAGGAAACATTAAAGGTTTAAAAACCGGAACTTTATATATCCAAAGAGTTGTTGACACTTCACTTGTTGCTATTGATAGTATTAAAATTGATGGAAATTCAGCTTTTGAAAGGGACATTAAATTAGAATCTCCTGAAATGTTATATTTATATTTAGATCGAGGTGTAACAAATTCATTAGACAATAATATTTTATTCTTTGCTGAACCGGGAAATATTAATATTGATACCAATTTGGATAACTTCATCGCTGGCGCAAAAATTACTGGATCTAAAAACCAAGAATTATACGAAGAATATCAAAAAATAAATACTCGTTTTAGAGATGAAAACCTTTCAATGGTTGAATCAAAATTTAAAGCATTAAAGAGAAAAGATCAGAAAGCAATTGACAGTATTGACGCCAAACAACAGTCAAACATCAAAAGAAAATATTTATACGCTACAAACTTTGCCATCAACAATAAAGATCACGAAGTAGCACCTTATATTGCTTTAGCAGAGATTTATGATATCAATTTGAAGTTTCTTGATACGATTCAAAAATCAATGACTCCAAAAGTAGCTCAATCACTTTATGGAAAAAAATTGACAAAGTATGTTGCTGAAATTAAGAAAAGCGAGCAACCTAACTAA
- a CDS encoding hydroxymethylglutaryl-CoA reductase, with protein sequence MENLISNISRPKYDYIDSSVFHKLESYNPKHSQAEKIPDQEPYTLNGQKLRLNFIRSQLNLDLDFLSGEKVFTNNESLKGNIENYIGMSQIPTGIIGPLVINGSLAQGPFYVPLATTEGALLASYNRGAKACRESGPITVVTLQEGVQRTPTFKFKTVIELGKFVSWVLDHTETFSALTRETSNYAILNDIGINIEGNILILKFEFTSGDASGQNMVTICSDRICQYILENCPIKPVFWTIEGNFSGDKKISPLNTRVRGKKVTAEIVLKKEVIKSVLKTTPALLHEQWRICVSGAKKAGVVGGGMHPSNGLAALFIACGQDVACTGEASVAVTRMEITEDDDIYFAITMSNMIVGTVGGGTSFPTQRECLELLDCYGAGKSGKFAEIAIAVCLTGELSILAAMSSGQFTAAHQTLGR encoded by the coding sequence ATGGAAAATTTAATCAGCAACATCAGTCGACCTAAGTATGATTATATTGATTCGTCTGTTTTTCACAAATTAGAATCTTATAATCCAAAACATTCTCAAGCAGAAAAAATTCCAGACCAAGAACCTTACACTTTAAATGGTCAAAAATTACGTCTAAATTTTATTCGCAGCCAATTAAACTTAGACCTAGATTTTCTTTCTGGAGAAAAGGTATTCACTAACAACGAAAGTCTTAAAGGCAACATAGAAAATTACATCGGAATGAGCCAGATTCCTACCGGAATTATTGGGCCATTAGTAATAAACGGAAGCCTCGCCCAAGGCCCTTTCTACGTTCCTCTCGCCACAACCGAAGGCGCATTATTAGCCTCTTACAATAGAGGTGCAAAAGCCTGTAGAGAATCTGGCCCTATAACTGTTGTCACACTTCAGGAAGGCGTGCAGAGAACCCCAACCTTTAAGTTTAAAACCGTTATTGAACTAGGTAAATTTGTCTCATGGGTTTTAGATCACACCGAAACCTTTTCTGCACTAACTAGAGAAACCAGCAATTATGCCATTTTAAATGACATAGGCATTAATATCGAAGGAAACATTCTAATCTTAAAATTTGAATTTACTTCAGGCGATGCTTCGGGTCAAAACATGGTAACAATTTGTTCGGATAGAATATGCCAATATATTTTGGAAAACTGCCCAATAAAACCTGTTTTCTGGACTATTGAAGGTAATTTTTCTGGCGACAAAAAAATAAGCCCCTTAAATACCAGAGTTCGCGGAAAAAAAGTTACTGCAGAAATCGTATTGAAAAAAGAGGTCATTAAATCGGTTTTAAAGACAACTCCGGCATTATTGCACGAACAATGGAGAATATGCGTTTCTGGAGCAAAAAAAGCAGGTGTAGTGGGCGGCGGAATGCATCCTTCTAATGGACTTGCAGCTTTGTTTATTGCCTGCGGACAAGATGTCGCCTGTACAGGTGAAGCTTCTGTTGCTGTAACGCGAATGGAAATCACTGAAGATGACGACATTTATTTTGCCATTACAATGTCAAATATGATTGTAGGTACGGTTGGCGGCGGAACTTCATTTCCGACTCAAAGAGAGTGTCTTGAGCTGTTGGACTGTTACGGAGCCGGAAAGAGTGGCAAATTTGCTGAAATCGCAATTGCCGTCTGCTTAACTGGTGAGCTTTCAATTTTGGCAGCAATGTCATCAGGACAATTTACGGCTGCACACCAAACACTGGGAAGATAA
- a CDS encoding type I phosphomannose isomerase catalytic subunit: MSQNLYPLQFEPILKERIWGGEKLKTILNKPIVSKITGESWELSTVQGDVSVVANGVLKGKSLMDLIDETPDAILGTKVYERFGKQFPLLFKYLDAREDLSIQVHPNDKLAKERHNSFGKTEMWYVMQADADARIIVGFKEDSSKEEYLKHLHDNTLVSILDDVKAKSGDVFFLETGTVHAIGAGLVVAEIQQTSDITYRLYDFDRVDAQGNKRELHVDLALDAINYNKVDTQKKYDSKTNTSNVVVDCPYFTTNFIPLEDKVTVSKSGETFTVYMCIEGSFEIEYDGFKQAYKKGDTVLVPAAIKAFNLSGKASILEIYIS, encoded by the coding sequence ATGAGTCAAAATTTATACCCTTTGCAATTTGAACCGATTTTGAAAGAAAGAATCTGGGGAGGAGAAAAATTAAAAACAATTCTAAACAAACCAATCGTTTCTAAAATTACGGGCGAAAGCTGGGAATTATCTACTGTACAAGGAGATGTAAGTGTGGTTGCAAATGGAGTTTTAAAAGGAAAATCTTTAATGGATTTAATCGATGAAACACCAGACGCTATTTTAGGAACTAAAGTTTATGAAAGATTTGGAAAACAATTTCCGCTTCTTTTTAAATATCTAGATGCAAGAGAAGATCTTTCTATTCAGGTGCATCCAAACGATAAATTGGCAAAGGAACGTCACAATTCATTTGGTAAAACTGAAATGTGGTACGTAATGCAAGCTGATGCAGATGCTAGGATTATTGTTGGTTTTAAAGAAGATTCTAGTAAAGAAGAATATTTGAAACATTTGCACGACAATACCTTGGTTTCGATCTTAGATGATGTGAAAGCAAAATCAGGAGATGTCTTTTTCTTAGAAACTGGAACTGTTCATGCAATTGGAGCAGGATTGGTAGTTGCAGAAATTCAGCAGACATCTGATATTACGTATAGATTATATGATTTTGACCGTGTAGATGCTCAAGGAAACAAAAGAGAATTACATGTAGATTTAGCTTTAGATGCTATAAACTACAATAAAGTTGATACACAAAAGAAATACGATTCAAAAACTAATACATCAAATGTTGTTGTAGATTGTCCTTATTTCACGACAAATTTTATTCCATTAGAAGATAAAGTAACAGTTTCGAAATCTGGAGAAACATTTACAGTTTATATGTGTATTGAAGGAAGCTTCGAAATCGAATATGACGGATTCAAGCAGGCTTACAAAAAAGGAGATACCGTTTTGGTGCCAGCTGCAATAAAAGCATTTAATTTGAGTGGAAAAGCTTCAATTTTAGAAATTTACATTTCTTAA
- a CDS encoding peroxiredoxin, whose product MSLKIGDIVPNFTAKDNNGELFESQSVLGRKPLVIYFYPKDNTPGCTTEACSFRDQYEDFKDLGAEVIGISSDSVKSHHKFAVKHKLPFILLSDQDKRLRKLFGVRNILFGLLPGRITYIIDKNGLVISIFDSANAAKHIPKALEAVQELVS is encoded by the coding sequence ATGTCATTAAAAATAGGAGATATAGTTCCGAATTTTACTGCGAAAGACAACAATGGTGAACTTTTTGAAAGCCAAAGCGTTTTAGGAAGAAAGCCGCTGGTGATTTATTTTTACCCAAAAGATAATACGCCAGGATGTACAACCGAAGCTTGCAGTTTTCGGGATCAATATGAGGATTTTAAGGATTTGGGGGCTGAGGTAATTGGTATTAGCAGCGATAGTGTAAAGTCACATCATAAATTTGCTGTTAAACATAAATTACCTTTTATTTTGCTTTCAGATCAGGATAAAAGATTAAGAAAACTTTTTGGTGTTCGTAATATTTTATTTGGACTTCTTCCAGGACGCATTACCTATATAATTGATAAAAATGGACTGGTGATTTCGATATTTGATAGCGCAAATGCTGCTAAACATATACCAAAAGCCTTAGAAGCCGTACAGGAATTAGTATCATAG
- a CDS encoding 6-carboxytetrahydropterin synthase, whose amino-acid sequence MRVTISRKAHFNAAHRLHRKDWSFEKNDAVFGKCNNPNFHGHNYGLTVSVTGKIDPETGFVLDVKVLADIIREEVEIPFDHKNLNLDVPEFADLNPTAENIAVVIWNKIRQRIHTDFDLEVVLNETDRNFVTYKGE is encoded by the coding sequence ATGAGAGTAACCATATCAAGAAAAGCACATTTTAATGCTGCACATCGACTGCATCGAAAGGATTGGTCGTTTGAAAAAAACGATGCTGTTTTTGGAAAATGCAATAATCCTAACTTTCATGGTCACAATTATGGTTTAACAGTAAGTGTTACAGGAAAGATTGACCCGGAAACTGGTTTTGTTCTCGATGTGAAAGTATTAGCGGATATTATACGAGAAGAAGTAGAAATTCCGTTTGATCACAAAAATCTTAATCTGGATGTTCCAGAATTTGCAGATTTGAATCCGACCGCAGAAAATATTGCTGTTGTGATATGGAATAAAATTAGACAACGAATTCACACTGACTTTGATCTTGAAGTTGTGCTGAACGAAACGGACCGAAATTTTGTAACTTATAAAGGAGAATAA